The Halobacterium sp. CBA1132 genome has a segment encoding these proteins:
- a CDS encoding IS6 family transposase, whose amino-acid sequence MAEITRLSGCSDWLELDFVERERTPSELMRLGIRLHLAGLSLSNTVKELEKFGVKRSRKAIHDWVQKADLQPASDASPDQVAVDETVIRIDGQQYWLYAAVNPNSNRFLHVRLFPTTTTALTERFLQELREKHDVEDAVFLVDHAQHLKTALQRVGLRFQTVRHGNRNAVERVFREIKRRTSSFSNSFSHVEPTTAESWLQAFAVWWNSLN is encoded by the coding sequence ATGGCAGAAATCACCCGCCTCAGTGGCTGTAGCGACTGGCTTGAGTTAGATTTTGTGGAGCGAGAGCGGACACCGAGCGAGCTGATGCGTCTTGGTATTCGACTCCATCTGGCTGGACTCTCACTTTCGAATACCGTCAAAGAACTTGAGAAGTTCGGTGTCAAACGCTCGCGGAAAGCCATCCATGACTGGGTGCAGAAAGCTGATCTACAGCCCGCCAGCGACGCTAGTCCGGATCAGGTTGCGGTTGACGAAACGGTGATCCGCATCGACGGCCAGCAGTACTGGCTGTACGCTGCCGTCAATCCTAATTCGAACAGATTCCTGCACGTACGGCTGTTTCCGACGACAACAACGGCGTTGACTGAACGGTTTCTGCAGGAGTTACGCGAGAAACACGACGTTGAAGACGCAGTGTTTCTGGTTGATCACGCCCAGCATCTCAAAACAGCACTCCAACGAGTCGGGCTTCGATTCCAGACCGTTCGTCATGGGAATCGGAATGCTGTCGAACGTGTTTTTAGAGAGATAAAACGTCGAACTTCCTCGTTCAGTAATAGTTTCAGCCACGTCGAGCCAACAACAGCGGAATCGTGGTTGCAAGCCTTCGCCGTCTGGTGGAACTCGCTAAACTAA
- a CDS encoding type II glyceraldehyde-3-phosphate dehydrogenase — MIRVGINGYGTIGKRVADAVRDQPDMDVVGVAKTSPNYEAEQAVERGYDLYAAIEDRAHKFAEAGIETAGLVDDLVAQSDVVVDATPSGVGAQNRALYEEYDTPAIYQGGEDADIADVSFNARSNYDEAVDADHVRVVSCNTTGLSRLLAPLREAYGVEKVRATLVRRGGDPGQSDRGPINDTLPDPISIPSHHGPDVNTIFPDLDIDTLGLKVPTTLMHVHAINVTLAAEPDAGEVRDLLAEQSRITVVDESLGIDGTGQLKEWALDRGRPRGDLWENCLWGESVTTEGSDFYCFQAIHQESDVVPENVDAVRAVTDSADAAESVATTNETLGI; from the coding sequence ATGATTCGCGTCGGCATCAACGGCTACGGCACCATCGGCAAGCGCGTCGCGGACGCGGTCCGCGACCAGCCCGACATGGACGTCGTCGGCGTCGCCAAGACCAGTCCGAACTACGAGGCCGAACAGGCAGTCGAGCGCGGCTACGACCTCTACGCCGCCATCGAGGACCGCGCGCACAAGTTCGCGGAAGCCGGTATCGAGACCGCCGGCCTCGTCGACGACCTCGTCGCGCAGAGCGACGTCGTCGTGGACGCCACGCCCTCCGGCGTGGGCGCGCAGAACCGCGCGCTCTACGAGGAGTACGACACGCCCGCAATCTATCAGGGCGGCGAGGACGCCGACATCGCGGACGTGTCGTTCAACGCGCGCTCGAACTACGACGAGGCGGTCGACGCCGACCACGTCCGCGTCGTCTCCTGCAACACCACCGGGCTCTCCCGGCTCCTCGCACCGCTGCGCGAGGCGTACGGCGTCGAGAAGGTGCGCGCGACGCTCGTGCGCCGCGGCGGCGACCCCGGCCAGTCCGACCGCGGCCCTATCAACGACACGCTCCCGGACCCCATCTCGATTCCGAGCCACCACGGCCCGGACGTCAACACCATCTTCCCGGACCTCGACATCGACACGCTCGGCCTGAAGGTGCCGACGACGCTGATGCACGTGCATGCCATCAACGTCACGCTCGCCGCCGAACCCGACGCCGGAGAGGTCCGCGACCTGCTCGCCGAGCAGTCCCGCATCACGGTCGTCGACGAGTCCCTCGGCATCGACGGCACCGGCCAGCTCAAGGAGTGGGCGCTCGACCGCGGCCGCCCCCGCGGCGACCTCTGGGAGAACTGCCTCTGGGGAGAATCCGTCACGACGGAGGGCAGCGACTTCTACTGCTTCCAGGCCATCCACCAGGAGTCCGACGTCGTCCCCGAGAACGTCGACGCCGTCCGCGCGGTCACCGACAGCGCCGACGCCGCCGAGTCCGTCGCCACCACCAACGAAACGCTCGGTATCTGA
- a CDS encoding aminopeptidase: MTDLRAAAETAVEQCLGLQTDESCVVVTDDKRQPIGEALYDVASEITDATLLRYPPGDQHGEEPPSPVAAAMLDADVFLAPTTKSLSHTRARGAANDAGARGATLPGITEDVFTTGLDADYETIARHCEDVLAQVEGADELRVTTPAGTDITFEPGDREWRDDTGIVHEPGDFSNLPAGEVFVSPEDANGTYVVDGTMMPHGKLDDDEQLRFEVEDGYVTDISDRGVREQVEAASDQVGRDAYNLAELGIGTNVAVTELVGSVLLDEKAAGTVHIAIGDDAGIGGDTDAPLHLDGIIREPTVFADGSEVDLPSP; encoded by the coding sequence ATGACCGACCTGCGAGCGGCCGCCGAGACCGCCGTCGAACAGTGCCTCGGCCTCCAAACCGACGAGTCCTGCGTCGTCGTCACAGACGACAAACGCCAACCCATCGGCGAGGCGCTGTACGACGTCGCCAGCGAGATTACGGACGCGACGCTGCTCCGGTACCCGCCGGGCGACCAGCACGGCGAGGAGCCGCCGAGTCCCGTCGCCGCGGCGATGCTGGACGCGGACGTGTTCCTCGCGCCGACGACGAAGAGCCTGAGTCACACGCGCGCTCGCGGGGCCGCCAACGACGCCGGCGCCCGGGGCGCCACTCTCCCCGGTATCACGGAGGACGTGTTCACGACCGGGCTCGACGCCGACTACGAGACCATCGCCCGGCACTGCGAGGACGTGCTCGCGCAAGTGGAGGGTGCCGACGAACTCCGCGTTACGACGCCCGCGGGCACCGACATCACGTTCGAGCCCGGGGACCGCGAGTGGCGCGACGACACCGGCATCGTCCACGAGCCCGGCGACTTCTCGAACCTCCCCGCGGGGGAAGTGTTCGTCTCCCCGGAGGATGCCAACGGTACGTACGTCGTGGACGGCACGATGATGCCCCACGGGAAACTCGACGACGACGAACAGCTCCGCTTCGAGGTCGAGGACGGCTACGTCACGGACATCTCCGACCGGGGCGTCCGCGAGCAGGTCGAGGCCGCCAGCGACCAGGTCGGCCGGGACGCCTACAACCTCGCGGAGCTCGGCATCGGCACGAACGTCGCCGTCACCGAACTCGTCGGGAGCGTCCTCCTCGACGAGAAAGCTGCGGGGACGGTCCACATCGCCATCGGCGACGACGCCGGCATCGGCGGCGACACGGACGCGCCGCTGCACCTCGACGGCATCATCCGAGAGCCCACGGTCTTTGCTGATGGAAGCGAAGTCGACCTGCCGAGTCCGTAA
- a CDS encoding Hsp20/alpha crystallin family protein, with amino-acid sequence MRRDDRDDPFDDIFREIERMMDDMMDGASGFDGDQSGFSTDTHVDVHETDDEMRVIADLPGVEKDDISVQCDGEQVTISAHGDTREYDERITLPGPVDPRSGAASYNNGILEITFERTGESTNIDVE; translated from the coding sequence ATGAGACGCGACGACCGCGACGACCCATTCGACGACATCTTCCGCGAGATCGAGCGGATGATGGACGACATGATGGACGGCGCGAGCGGCTTCGACGGCGACCAGTCCGGGTTCTCGACGGACACGCACGTCGACGTCCACGAAACCGACGACGAGATGCGCGTCATCGCGGACCTCCCCGGCGTCGAGAAAGACGACATCTCCGTGCAGTGCGACGGCGAGCAGGTCACCATCAGCGCGCACGGCGACACCCGCGAGTACGACGAACGCATCACACTTCCCGGCCCAGTCGACCCGCGCTCGGGCGCCGCGAGCTACAACAACGGTATCCTCGAAATCACGTTCGAGCGCACCGGCGAGTCGACGAACATCGACGTCGAGTAA
- a CDS encoding IS200/IS605 family transposase — protein sequence MKRVNEFEVRPRTPGQREVLLELLDASAALWNELTYNRRQAFFDDNPVWHATNPSDRYKDVLGSATAQQIPRKNSEAWRSFFALNEKYHDGDHDEKPNPPGYWGNEEDGRERRTYIRNDQYTLQWGDRSRLEIPVGKALKDEYDITGRLRLEACGTPTWDGEQGRLELIYDETDDTFRALQPVTIPDFRRDSPLASEEAALDVGANNLVACTTTTGTQFLYEGRSLFKRFHETTEKIAHYQSQLDDQRRTSRRIDRLYRQRTARRNHAQDALVRDLVEQLYKDGVSRVYVGNLEDVLETHWKCVVNEKTHNFWAFSRFIDRLECVCEEYGIDVVETSEAWTTQECPECGEQEKTYRNVDVFRCGACGFEGHADLKASRVFLDRETGGEGGSMARPVCLKWDNHEWRPATTAPPMRRTNIKEDRTDQSTRPKVGKIASGEAA from the coding sequence ATGAAGCGCGTCAACGAGTTCGAGGTACGCCCACGCACCCCCGGACAGCGTGAGGTGCTTCTTGAACTCCTCGACGCGTCAGCCGCACTCTGGAACGAACTCACCTACAACCGCAGACAAGCCTTCTTCGACGACAATCCGGTGTGGCACGCTACCAACCCCAGCGACCGCTACAAGGACGTACTTGGCAGCGCAACCGCCCAACAAATCCCCCGCAAGAATAGCGAGGCGTGGCGGTCGTTCTTCGCCCTCAACGAAAAATACCACGACGGCGACCATGACGAGAAACCCAATCCGCCCGGCTACTGGGGTAACGAGGAGGACGGTCGAGAACGGCGGACGTACATCCGTAACGACCAATATACCCTCCAGTGGGGCGACCGCAGCCGTCTCGAAATTCCCGTCGGGAAGGCGTTGAAAGACGAGTACGACATTACCGGTCGACTCCGCCTCGAAGCCTGCGGCACCCCGACTTGGGACGGTGAACAGGGGCGGTTGGAGCTGATATACGACGAGACCGACGACACGTTCAGGGCACTGCAACCCGTCACTATCCCCGATTTTCGACGGGATTCACCACTGGCCTCCGAGGAGGCCGCCTTGGACGTGGGCGCGAACAATCTCGTTGCCTGTACCACCACAACTGGGACCCAATTCCTCTACGAGGGCCGCAGTCTCTTCAAGCGGTTCCACGAAACAACCGAGAAGATCGCGCACTATCAGTCCCAGCTGGACGATCAGCGGCGCACAAGCAGACGTATCGACCGACTGTACCGTCAGCGGACAGCACGTCGGAATCACGCACAGGACGCACTGGTGCGTGACCTCGTTGAACAGCTGTACAAGGATGGTGTCTCGCGTGTGTACGTTGGTAACCTTGAGGACGTGTTGGAGACGCACTGGAAGTGCGTAGTGAACGAAAAGACGCACAACTTCTGGGCGTTCTCACGGTTCATCGACCGCCTCGAGTGTGTTTGCGAGGAGTACGGCATCGACGTCGTTGAGACGTCGGAGGCGTGGACGACCCAAGAGTGTCCGGAGTGCGGGGAGCAAGAGAAAACGTATCGAAACGTGGACGTGTTTCGATGCGGTGCATGTGGGTTCGAAGGACATGCGGATTTGAAGGCAAGCCGGGTGTTCCTCGACCGTGAGACCGGTGGTGAAGGTGGGTCGATGGCTCGGCCCGTGTGCCTCAAGTGGGACAATCACGAGTGGCGGCCCGCCACAACCGCCCCGC
- a CDS encoding aminomethyltransferase family protein → MTVVRDSHEDHGASFREVAGRALPEEYGRPERTHRAVRNIVGITEHAFDVVVVTGEDRHEFVDDTVTNRVPTEDGEGAYALVLDPQGRIRVDCYVFATGDSLLVFFPAGEGEAVAEEWSERTFVQDVDVEYATDRFGVFGAHGPKATEKIASVLGGASPPEEPLTFVRGSMEEGVTVVRDDDLAGEEGYLVVCAAADAGPVFETLVVRGLNAPPFGRRTWETLTLEAGTPLFETELKDRVPNVLGLGNAVDYEKGCFVGQEVVSKVKNRGRPSSRLVGVVADELPAAGAAVAQDGDDVGEVTRAAVSPMREEPIAFAEVNYDVTDGDVTVETDDGDVAGEIAELPFVDCTGESARLPTYE, encoded by the coding sequence ATGACAGTCGTCAGGGACAGCCACGAGGACCACGGCGCGTCGTTCCGCGAGGTCGCGGGGCGCGCGCTGCCCGAGGAGTACGGCCGCCCCGAGCGCACGCACCGCGCGGTGCGCAACATCGTCGGCATCACCGAGCACGCCTTCGACGTGGTCGTCGTCACGGGCGAGGACCGCCACGAGTTCGTCGACGACACCGTCACCAACCGCGTCCCGACCGAGGACGGCGAGGGGGCGTACGCGCTGGTGTTGGACCCGCAGGGCCGGATTCGCGTGGACTGCTACGTGTTCGCGACCGGAGACAGCCTGCTCGTGTTCTTCCCCGCCGGCGAGGGCGAGGCGGTCGCCGAGGAGTGGAGCGAGCGCACGTTCGTCCAAGACGTGGACGTGGAGTACGCGACCGACCGCTTCGGCGTGTTCGGCGCGCACGGCCCGAAGGCGACCGAGAAGATAGCGAGCGTGCTCGGCGGCGCCAGCCCCCCGGAGGAGCCGCTGACGTTCGTGCGCGGGTCGATGGAGGAGGGCGTGACGGTCGTCCGCGACGACGACCTCGCGGGCGAGGAGGGCTACCTCGTCGTCTGCGCGGCCGCCGACGCCGGGCCGGTCTTCGAGACGCTCGTCGTCCGCGGGCTGAACGCCCCGCCGTTCGGCCGTCGGACGTGGGAGACGCTGACGCTGGAAGCCGGAACGCCGCTGTTCGAGACGGAACTGAAAGACCGCGTCCCGAACGTCCTCGGTCTCGGGAACGCCGTCGACTACGAGAAGGGCTGTTTCGTCGGGCAGGAGGTCGTCTCGAAGGTGAAGAACCGCGGGCGGCCGAGCAGCCGACTCGTCGGCGTCGTCGCCGACGAACTGCCGGCCGCGGGCGCGGCAGTGGCGCAGGACGGCGACGACGTGGGCGAGGTGACGCGCGCGGCCGTCAGCCCGATGCGCGAGGAGCCAATCGCGTTCGCGGAAGTGAACTACGACGTGACTGACGGCGACGTAACGGTAGAGACCGACGACGGCGATGTCGCTGGGGAGATTGCCGAGTTGCCGTTCGTGGACTGCACGGGAGAGTCGGCGCGACTCCCGACGTACGAGTAG
- the uvrA gene encoding excinuclease ABC subunit UvrA: MSDDYIEVRGAEENNLDDLDVQIPREALNVVTGLSGSGKSSLAFQTIYAEGQRRYIESLSAYARNFLGQMDKPQVESVEGLSPAISIDQKNAANNPRSTVGTVTELHDYLRLLYARVGVPHCPECGREVGEQSAQQMVRRILELPEGTKAKIAAPVVRDQKGAFEDRFDDLVSEGYSRVEVDGESYDLAYDRPDLDENYDHTIDVVVDRVAVSEDNRSRINDSVETALDEADGVLKVIVPDADEDLELGGATARSTGDLADEDDEDRFVVEFSEDLACTHCGIDISEIETRSFSFNSPHGACPECEGIGNTKEVSEDLVVVDESKPVKHVFEAWSYNRSYYQTRLDSVAEHFGISLDTPFEELDEDVQQAFLYGTTEDVVFKRQTKNGTRRKEKPFEGVIPNLERRYVETDSESTRDHIEEYMSVTTCPACDGTRLKPESRAVLVDGTPITDVNRMSIGDALEHFEGMEDNLDARDRKIAEEILKEIRARLGFMTEVGLDYLTLDREASTLSGGESQRIRLATQIGSGLVGVLYVLDEPSIGLHQRDNDRLLNTLEELRDLGNTLVVVEHDEETMRRADNVVDMGPGPGRHGGEVVANGDVEDLMAAEDSITGDYLAGRKQIPVPEERRDWTDTLTIRGARQHNLRDLDVDLPIGAFTAITGVSGSGKSTLMHDILYKGLAREMNDNTSVDPGEHDAIDGVDNVETVRLIDQSPIGRTPRSNPATYTGIFDYIREKFAETKLAKQRGYEKGRFSFNVKGGRCEACGGQGTQKIEMNFLSDVHVPCEECGGARYNDETLDVTFKDATIADVLDMSVEEAYDFFEADSRLGRRLKLLMDVGLDYMKLGQPSTTLSGGEAQRVKLAEELGKKDAGDTLYLLDEPTTGLHSADERKLVEVLQRLTDRGNTVVVIEHELDLVKNADHVVDLGPEGGEHGGDLVAAGTPEDVARNDDSHTGRYLRDKLPGVDLEGPRSDRKKPAKDERAAPTPDDD; this comes from the coding sequence ATGAGCGATGACTACATCGAGGTCCGAGGGGCCGAGGAGAACAACCTCGACGACCTCGACGTGCAGATTCCACGCGAGGCGCTGAACGTGGTGACCGGCCTCTCCGGGTCCGGGAAGTCGTCGCTGGCCTTCCAGACGATTTACGCGGAGGGCCAGCGCCGCTACATCGAGAGCCTCTCTGCGTACGCCCGGAACTTCCTCGGGCAGATGGACAAGCCACAGGTCGAGTCCGTGGAGGGCCTCTCGCCCGCCATCAGCATCGACCAGAAGAACGCCGCGAACAACCCCCGGTCGACGGTCGGCACCGTCACCGAACTCCACGACTACCTGCGCCTGCTGTACGCCCGCGTCGGCGTCCCGCACTGTCCGGAGTGCGGCCGCGAGGTCGGCGAGCAGTCCGCCCAGCAGATGGTCCGCCGCATCCTCGAACTCCCCGAGGGCACGAAGGCGAAAATCGCGGCGCCGGTCGTCCGCGACCAGAAGGGCGCCTTCGAGGACCGCTTCGACGACCTCGTCAGCGAGGGGTACTCACGTGTGGAGGTCGACGGTGAGAGCTACGACCTCGCGTACGACCGCCCAGACCTCGACGAGAACTACGACCACACGATCGACGTCGTCGTCGACCGCGTGGCCGTCAGCGAGGACAACCGCTCGCGCATCAACGACAGCGTCGAGACCGCCTTAGACGAGGCTGACGGCGTCCTGAAGGTCATCGTCCCCGACGCCGACGAGGACCTCGAACTCGGAGGGGCGACCGCCCGGAGCACCGGCGACTTGGCGGATGAGGACGACGAGGACCGCTTCGTCGTGGAGTTCAGCGAGGACCTCGCCTGTACGCACTGCGGCATCGACATCAGCGAAATCGAGACGCGCTCGTTCTCCTTCAACAGCCCGCACGGCGCGTGCCCGGAGTGCGAGGGCATCGGGAACACGAAGGAGGTCAGCGAGGACCTCGTCGTCGTCGACGAGAGCAAGCCCGTCAAGCACGTCTTCGAGGCGTGGAGTTACAACCGCTCGTACTACCAGACGCGCCTCGATTCGGTGGCCGAGCACTTCGGGATTAGCCTCGACACGCCGTTCGAAGAACTCGACGAGGACGTCCAGCAGGCGTTCCTCTACGGCACCACCGAGGACGTGGTGTTCAAGCGACAGACGAAGAACGGCACCCGCCGCAAGGAGAAGCCCTTCGAGGGCGTCATCCCGAACCTCGAACGCCGCTACGTCGAGACCGACTCCGAGAGCACCCGCGACCACATCGAGGAGTACATGTCCGTCACGACGTGCCCGGCGTGCGACGGCACGCGCCTCAAGCCCGAATCCCGCGCGGTGCTCGTGGACGGCACGCCCATCACGGACGTCAACCGCATGAGCATCGGGGACGCCCTCGAACACTTCGAGGGGATGGAGGACAACCTCGACGCCCGCGACCGCAAAATCGCCGAGGAGATTCTCAAGGAGATTCGCGCGCGCCTCGGCTTCATGACCGAGGTCGGACTCGACTACCTCACGCTCGACCGCGAGGCCTCCACGCTCTCGGGCGGCGAGAGCCAGCGCATCCGCCTCGCCACCCAGATCGGCTCCGGGCTCGTGGGCGTGCTGTACGTCCTCGACGAGCCTTCGATTGGCCTCCACCAGCGCGACAACGACCGCCTCCTCAACACCTTAGAGGAGCTCCGCGACCTCGGGAACACGCTCGTCGTCGTCGAGCACGACGAGGAGACGATGCGGCGCGCGGACAACGTCGTGGACATGGGTCCCGGGCCGGGCCGCCACGGCGGCGAGGTCGTCGCGAACGGCGACGTCGAGGACCTCATGGCCGCCGAGGACTCCATCACCGGCGATTACCTCGCGGGCCGCAAGCAGATTCCCGTCCCCGAGGAGCGCCGCGACTGGACGGACACCCTGACGATTCGAGGCGCGCGACAGCACAACCTCCGCGACCTCGACGTCGACCTCCCCATCGGCGCGTTCACCGCGATTACGGGCGTCTCGGGCTCCGGGAAGTCCACGCTGATGCACGACATCCTCTACAAGGGCCTCGCCCGCGAGATGAACGACAACACCAGCGTCGACCCCGGCGAGCACGACGCCATCGACGGCGTCGACAACGTCGAGACGGTGCGGCTCATCGACCAGTCGCCCATCGGCCGCACGCCCCGCTCCAATCCCGCGACGTACACCGGCATCTTCGACTACATCCGCGAGAAGTTCGCCGAGACGAAGCTCGCCAAGCAGCGCGGCTACGAGAAGGGCCGATTCTCGTTCAACGTCAAAGGCGGGCGCTGTGAGGCCTGCGGCGGACAGGGCACCCAGAAGATCGAGATGAACTTCCTCTCGGACGTCCACGTCCCCTGCGAGGAGTGCGGTGGCGCCCGCTACAACGACGAGACGCTGGACGTCACGTTCAAGGACGCGACCATCGCGGACGTCCTCGACATGAGCGTCGAGGAGGCCTACGACTTCTTCGAGGCGGACAGCCGCCTGGGCCGCCGCCTCAAACTCCTGATGGACGTCGGCCTCGACTACATGAAACTCGGCCAGCCCTCGACCACGCTGTCGGGCGGGGAGGCCCAGCGCGTCAAGCTCGCGGAGGAACTCGGGAAGAAGGACGCCGGCGACACGCTCTACCTGCTGGACGAGCCGACGACCGGCCTCCACAGCGCGGACGAGCGCAAACTCGTGGAAGTCCTCCAGCGACTCACCGACCGCGGCAACACCGTCGTCGTCATCGAGCACGAACTCGACCTCGTGAAGAACGCCGACCACGTTGTCGACCTCGGTCCCGAGGGCGGCGAGCACGGCGGCGACCTCGTGGCCGCCGGCACTCCGGAGGACGTCGCGCGCAACGACGACAGCCACACCGGGCGCTACCTCCGCGACAAACTCCCGGGCGTGGACCTCGAAGGCCCCCGCAGCGACCGTAAGAAGCCTGCGAAGGACGAACGGGCCGCACCTACCCCGGACGACGACTAA
- a CDS encoding RimK family alpha-L-glutamate ligase, with the protein MLGLAVANDTETFERIRGPLADRGIRAEHVSVREAVTPLSESPFDPERFDAGFVFPGRLMEGGVVDALLGVPWVNDRAAVLCSRNKAGALATLADAGVPVPETVYVSNPADEDEVRAAFERFDAPVVVKPNSTTRGVGVTKIHDADSLSGVTDYLELVHDYRATGDKSYLIQEFLPDAADYRVMVLDGDVVGAVQRAAPDGWKHNVHRGASAAGVELPDELRELAVDAADALDVDFLGVDVLVTEDRAVVNETNARPTVDDEEKYEAGFYDAFAALVERTAEA; encoded by the coding sequence ATGCTCGGGCTGGCGGTCGCCAACGACACGGAGACGTTCGAGCGGATTCGCGGGCCGCTCGCGGACCGCGGGATTCGCGCCGAACACGTCTCCGTCCGCGAGGCGGTGACGCCGCTGTCGGAGTCGCCGTTCGACCCGGAGCGCTTCGACGCTGGGTTCGTGTTCCCGGGGCGGTTGATGGAGGGCGGCGTAGTGGACGCGCTCCTCGGCGTGCCGTGGGTGAACGACCGCGCGGCCGTGCTTTGCTCGCGAAACAAGGCCGGCGCGCTCGCGACGCTCGCGGACGCCGGGGTTCCGGTCCCCGAGACCGTCTACGTCTCGAATCCCGCCGACGAGGACGAGGTGCGCGCGGCGTTCGAGCGCTTCGACGCGCCGGTCGTGGTGAAGCCGAACTCGACGACGCGCGGCGTCGGCGTGACGAAAATCCACGACGCCGACTCCCTCTCCGGGGTGACGGACTACCTCGAACTGGTCCACGACTACCGCGCGACCGGCGACAAGTCCTACCTGATTCAGGAGTTCCTGCCCGACGCCGCGGACTACCGCGTGATGGTGCTGGACGGCGACGTAGTGGGAGCAGTCCAGCGGGCGGCGCCGGACGGCTGGAAGCACAACGTCCACCGGGGCGCGAGCGCCGCGGGCGTCGAACTGCCGGACGAACTCCGAGAACTCGCGGTGGACGCCGCGGACGCACTCGACGTCGACTTCCTCGGTGTGGATGTGCTCGTGACCGAGGACCGGGCGGTGGTCAACGAGACGAACGCGCGCCCGACCGTCGACGACGAGGAAAAGTACGAAGCGGGGTTCTACGACGCGTTCGCGGCGCTCGTCGAGCGGACCGCGGAGGCGTAG
- a CDS encoding lactate utilization protein yields the protein MSQQKADYVDDVDVDDDWDSHPTADELAEAVENLEASGFDVEVVEDAEAALDVLVDEIPSGASVMNGHSTTLEEVGFDDYLNEGDHDWENLAAEIWSIDDDEERDAARRDAQTADYFLGSANGIAREEGTLVAADLSGSRVGAYPFAAKNLLLVAGVNKVVDDVEAARDRLHEYAYEFENQRAQDAYGVESAPSKELIYRQEGTEGRTTLVLVEETLGY from the coding sequence GTGAGCCAACAGAAGGCAGACTACGTCGACGACGTCGACGTGGACGACGACTGGGACAGCCACCCGACAGCCGACGAACTCGCGGAAGCCGTCGAGAACCTCGAAGCCAGCGGCTTCGATGTCGAAGTCGTCGAGGACGCCGAGGCCGCCCTCGACGTGCTCGTCGACGAGATTCCGAGTGGCGCGTCCGTGATGAACGGCCACTCGACGACCCTCGAAGAAGTCGGGTTCGACGACTACCTCAACGAGGGCGACCACGACTGGGAGAACCTCGCCGCGGAAATCTGGAGCATCGACGACGACGAGGAGCGCGACGCCGCGCGCCGCGACGCCCAGACCGCCGACTACTTCCTCGGAAGCGCGAACGGCATCGCCCGCGAGGAGGGCACGCTCGTCGCCGCCGACCTCTCCGGGAGCCGCGTCGGCGCGTACCCGTTCGCCGCGAAGAACCTCCTGCTCGTCGCCGGTGTCAACAAGGTCGTCGACGACGTCGAGGCCGCCCGTGACCGCCTCCACGAGTACGCCTACGAGTTCGAGAACCAGCGCGCCCAGGACGCCTACGGCGTCGAGAGCGCGCCCTCCAAGGAGCTCATCTACCGGCAGGAGGGCACCGAGGGCCGCACGACCCTCGTGCTCGTCGAGGAGACGCTCGGTTACTAA